From the genome of Gracilibacillus salitolerans, one region includes:
- a CDS encoding DUF6220 domain-containing protein, with translation MINLNNRVQYSKLAFLILAWIFTVCLVAQTFIAGLAIFNSSSHWVHHTTFVVWFQFLPIIMLVLSFTGQFPKLIRWKVVGLFLLIVPLQYMSVNILGLGAIHPVIALVLFWLALNVIKNTEKI, from the coding sequence ATGATAAATTTAAATAACCGAGTTCAGTATTCAAAACTAGCCTTTCTGATTTTAGCATGGATATTTACAGTGTGTCTTGTTGCTCAGACTTTCATTGCTGGTTTAGCAATCTTCAATAGCTCTTCACATTGGGTGCATCATACAACATTTGTGGTTTGGTTTCAATTTCTCCCCATAATAATGCTTGTACTATCTTTTACTGGGCAATTCCCAAAGCTAATTCGGTGGAAAGTTGTGGGATTATTTCTTCTTATAGTTCCACTCCAATATATGAGCGTTAATATTCTTGGTTTAGGAGCAATACATCCAGTCATTGCACTGGTACTGTTTTGGTTAGCATTAAATGTCATTAAAAATACAGAAAAAATATAA
- a CDS encoding NAD(P)-dependent oxidoreductase — MKLIVFGATGDTGRQLVKQLLSEGHEVTAVVRQPDQFTMSDKHLQVIKGDVLNPSTLEKSMTGKDAVLSAIGVQHRKPTTVYSKGIENIKKAMRKCEVQRLICLSSEMIKPREDFTLMERITSLFLKRILKHLYKDMERMEQKIFQSNLDWTIIRPPRLTNGSRTSKHRISINQPVTKAKSIKGISRADLAECMVTQLNNPDSISSIIYISY, encoded by the coding sequence ATGAAACTAATTGTATTTGGGGCAACTGGAGACACAGGACGCCAATTAGTGAAACAACTTCTATCCGAAGGACATGAAGTGACAGCAGTCGTACGTCAACCGGATCAATTTACTATGTCAGATAAACATCTTCAGGTCATAAAGGGGGATGTTCTCAATCCTTCTACCCTAGAAAAATCAATGACCGGTAAAGATGCCGTACTTTCAGCAATAGGCGTTCAACACCGAAAACCGACAACAGTCTATTCGAAGGGTATAGAAAATATAAAGAAAGCCATGCGAAAATGTGAGGTTCAGCGACTTATATGCCTATCATCAGAAATGATAAAGCCTCGGGAAGACTTCACTTTAATGGAGCGAATAACTAGTTTGTTTTTAAAAAGAATTCTAAAACATTTATATAAAGACATGGAACGCATGGAACAGAAGATATTTCAATCTAATCTTGACTGGACGATTATTCGCCCTCCTAGATTGACTAATGGTTCACGAACAAGTAAGCACAGAATTTCCATTAATCAACCGGTGACTAAAGCTAAAAGTATTAAAGGAATTTCCAGGGCCGATCTGGCTGAATGCATGGTAACTCAATTAAACAATCCTGATTCTATCAGTAGTATCATATATATATCTTATTAG
- a CDS encoding TetR/AcrR family transcriptional regulator, translating into MQSKKINTTDRILQSALELMQKKGFNLVTIKEIADASNVSEMTVFRHFETKKGVLESAIKKNTVIPSFKKTFEENIVWNLDQDLMLIAKLYLDLMESNKSICLIAVQERFTMPELVRLISDNTEQLKIFITEYFKEMQAKKKMVELDSYSQASTFLSMLFGFFISAALWETEFINLSKDQFITNSIHTFCNGIKK; encoded by the coding sequence ATGCAATCAAAAAAAATAAACACAACAGATCGTATTCTTCAATCAGCTCTAGAATTAATGCAAAAAAAAGGATTTAACTTGGTAACTATAAAAGAAATCGCTGATGCATCTAATGTGAGTGAAATGACAGTATTTCGCCATTTTGAAACCAAAAAAGGCGTCTTGGAATCTGCGATTAAAAAAAACACGGTTATCCCTAGTTTCAAGAAAACATTTGAGGAAAATATTGTTTGGAATTTGGATCAAGATCTAATGCTGATTGCAAAGTTATATCTCGATTTAATGGAAAGTAATAAATCTATATGTTTAATCGCTGTTCAAGAACGATTTACGATGCCTGAACTAGTTCGATTAATCTCCGATAATACAGAACAGTTAAAAATATTTATTACCGAGTATTTTAAAGAAATGCAAGCAAAGAAAAAAATGGTTGAATTGGATTCTTATTCACAAGCATCTACTTTCTTATCCATGTTATTTGGATTTTTCATCTCAGCGGCTCTATGGGAAACTGAATTTATAAATCTATCTAAGGATCAATTCATTACAAACAGTATTCATACATTTTGTAATGGAATAAAAAAGTAA
- a CDS encoding NAD(P)/FAD-dependent oxidoreductase, with amino-acid sequence MSTYTVIGGGIAGASIAYHLAKTGNSVTVFDRSDNGQATSASAGIICPWVSQRRNKKWYRLVQEGARYYPDFIQELEETTKQATGYKRSGAICLFKDERIQQLAYERISAKQDGSPEMGDVRKLTKAEVKEMHPHLTDSYPAVFVEGGGQIRGESLLSALKEGIHLHGGKWIQQDLNPEEEKGTVIYTAGAWAGEYYDVPLVRHQRAELLHLKLEDESHSKETPVVMGLGPMYIVGTDSNQFAIGTTHEDTEDFSIAPSRENQQYLYNEAKRYFPETTIRNQFMAVGLRPFTRDSLPYIGWTDDHVFAVNGLGSSGLTAGPVIGREVAAYLAGKDTVLNLDDYAYL; translated from the coding sequence ATGTCGACATATACTGTCATTGGCGGCGGAATTGCCGGTGCATCCATAGCTTATCATCTTGCCAAAACCGGGAATTCTGTTACCGTCTTTGACCGCTCAGATAATGGACAAGCTACATCTGCTTCAGCAGGTATCATCTGTCCATGGGTAAGCCAGCGAAGAAATAAAAAATGGTACAGACTTGTACAAGAAGGTGCTCGTTATTACCCGGATTTTATTCAAGAACTTGAGGAGACTACCAAGCAGGCAACAGGCTATAAAAGAAGTGGAGCGATATGCCTTTTTAAAGATGAGCGTATTCAACAACTAGCATATGAACGTATTTCTGCCAAACAGGATGGCTCACCAGAAATGGGAGATGTTCGTAAACTGACAAAAGCAGAAGTGAAAGAAATGCATCCCCATCTGACTGATAGTTATCCTGCCGTATTTGTAGAGGGTGGAGGTCAAATCCGTGGAGAAAGTCTGCTTTCTGCTTTAAAAGAAGGGATTCACCTACATGGGGGTAAGTGGATACAACAAGACTTAAATCCTGAGGAAGAAAAAGGAACGGTTATCTATACAGCTGGTGCATGGGCTGGTGAATATTATGATGTACCTTTAGTTCGTCATCAACGAGCGGAACTATTGCACCTCAAACTGGAGGATGAATCTCACAGTAAAGAAACTCCCGTTGTAATGGGACTTGGACCAATGTATATTGTAGGGACTGATAGTAACCAGTTTGCAATCGGGACAACACACGAGGATACCGAAGATTTTTCCATTGCACCATCTAGGGAAAATCAGCAATACCTTTACAATGAGGCAAAGCGATATTTTCCAGAAACAACTATCCGGAATCAATTTATGGCTGTAGGATTACGTCCTTTTACAAGGGACTCATTGCCATATATCGGCTGGACTGATGATCATGTATTTGCAGTGAATGGATTAGGTTCCTCCGGATTAACAGCAGGTCCTGTAATCGGGAGAGAAGTTGCTGCATATTTAGCAGGCAAAGATACAGTTTTGAACCTGGATGATTATGCTTATTTATAG
- a CDS encoding MerR family transcriptional regulator → MVRPIDIARKLNITTSALRHYEAWGIVPPSERKENGYRVYTEEHVAYFECIRALNTGFGMGFVKEIMPLVQEKKFTEVLWLVNEKQAELHKEKEKTEKVIEVLELENPEKVPLNRQKLSYTIGEVAAALEVPTTVLRHWEKEGLIEPKRNQENGYRSYSKQDISKLLIIRTLRKAYFSIEIIREMVKEFDNNNITKAKKVAKDSLIYMDYLVEEQLKGLYYLHKLFEQVKKI, encoded by the coding sequence ATGGTTCGTCCAATAGATATTGCGAGAAAACTGAATATTACTACGAGCGCCCTCAGACATTACGAGGCTTGGGGGATCGTTCCTCCATCAGAACGAAAAGAAAATGGTTATCGAGTTTATACAGAGGAACATGTAGCTTATTTTGAATGCATACGAGCTTTGAACACAGGTTTTGGTATGGGATTTGTGAAAGAAATAATGCCACTTGTTCAAGAAAAGAAATTTACAGAGGTTCTATGGTTAGTAAATGAAAAACAAGCAGAACTACACAAAGAAAAGGAAAAAACAGAAAAAGTAATCGAAGTGTTGGAATTGGAAAACCCGGAAAAAGTTCCTCTTAACAGACAAAAGCTTTCTTATACAATTGGTGAAGTAGCAGCAGCATTGGAAGTCCCAACAACTGTTCTACGCCATTGGGAAAAGGAAGGATTAATTGAGCCAAAACGTAATCAAGAAAATGGCTATAGAAGTTATTCCAAGCAAGATATCAGTAAACTATTAATTATTCGAACACTTAGAAAAGCGTATTTTTCCATTGAAATTATCAGAGAAATGGTAAAAGAATTTGACAACAATAACATTACGAAAGCGAAAAAAGTGGCAAAAGACTCGCTTATTTATATGGATTATTTAGTGGAAGAGCAATTAAAAGGGCTTTATTATTTGCATAAATTGTTTGAGCAGGTTAAAAAAATTTAA
- the uvrA gene encoding excinuclease ABC subunit UvrA, whose translation MTSIQIKGAYENNLQNISVSIPKNKLVVLTGPSGSGKSTLAMDTLQRECQRQYMESLGMPTDSVSKPKVEAMIGLSPSISIGQQITNRNPRSTVGTVTDMYTYLRLIYERLGERKCPNCQHIILPSLDKEAMQEETSGYIEYIHCPQCNTRFEKFTRSHFSFNTPEGACPTCDGLGEVSEIEQELVFDENVSLNDGCVKVWMSGTYFDYQKHNVLTAAKYYQIPIDENLPLKKYSTQQRDLLFYGVESDQFKAHFPDVKPPKTVSKGKFEGVLTAIWRRYKEKGGSSSEASLFTSQTCPNCHGHRLKEESRNVLVHQTSITELTTISLEDMFEWLQRLKTSLTAEQKVFIETYLHDLLEKISRVLKVGLGYLNLDRQTITVSGGEAQRLRLASILGSGLTGVLYILDEPTAGLHPKDTKGLVAIMKQLRDLGNTVLVIEHDVDVMKEADHIIDMGPEAGSGGGKIVGEGTVEELQSQIDSVTGEFLRENKKMIFERRKGIGKVIHIQNASKHNLKDISIDIPLNRLVSVSGVSGSGKSTLIFDVLANRDVTECDHITGLEAVDDIITVNQSALSRMQRSNVATYTDMFTTIRKIFANVPEAKQQGFRAKDFSFNTVGGRCENCQGLGFISLNMHFIYDLEVTCPVCHGSRFKEELLKVKYQGYSISDILDMSVAETMVLFEHHKTLAPKIRLLNEIGLGYLKWGQSLTTLSGGEGQRLKLAKELNKKATNHTLYILDEPSNGLHRKDVKQLLVLLNRLVENGNTVIVVEHSIDIIRASDWVIDLGPEGGNDGGKVVATGIPEEVAQSSTSYTGQFLKESLGL comes from the coding sequence ATGACTAGCATTCAAATAAAAGGTGCTTATGAAAATAATTTACAAAACATCTCTGTATCGATTCCGAAAAACAAACTTGTCGTTTTAACAGGACCATCGGGATCTGGAAAATCTACTTTAGCAATGGATACCTTGCAGCGAGAATGTCAACGCCAATATATGGAGTCTTTAGGTATGCCGACAGATAGTGTAAGTAAACCAAAGGTAGAGGCAATGATCGGGCTATCACCATCAATAAGCATCGGCCAGCAAATAACGAATCGAAACCCAAGGTCGACAGTTGGAACGGTAACAGATATGTACACTTATTTACGACTCATTTATGAACGACTTGGAGAGCGCAAATGCCCCAATTGTCAACATATTATTTTGCCTTCCCTTGATAAGGAAGCAATGCAAGAAGAAACTTCAGGTTATATAGAATACATCCATTGTCCACAATGTAATACTCGCTTTGAAAAATTCACCCGCTCTCACTTCTCCTTCAACACACCTGAAGGTGCTTGTCCAACTTGTGACGGTCTAGGAGAAGTAAGTGAAATTGAACAAGAGCTGGTTTTTGATGAGAATGTAAGTTTAAATGATGGTTGTGTAAAAGTGTGGATGAGCGGCACTTATTTTGATTATCAAAAACATAATGTGTTAACAGCTGCAAAATATTATCAAATCCCTATTGATGAAAATCTCCCACTAAAGAAATATTCTACTCAGCAACGAGATTTACTATTTTATGGAGTAGAAAGCGATCAATTTAAAGCACATTTTCCTGATGTAAAGCCACCAAAAACCGTATCAAAAGGAAAGTTTGAAGGAGTACTAACCGCTATTTGGAGAAGGTATAAGGAAAAAGGAGGTAGTTCAAGTGAGGCTAGTCTTTTCACCTCGCAAACATGTCCAAATTGTCATGGTCATAGGTTAAAAGAGGAAAGTCGAAATGTACTCGTTCATCAAACTTCGATAACGGAGTTAACTACCATTTCATTAGAAGATATGTTTGAATGGCTACAGCGACTCAAGACTTCTTTAACAGCTGAACAAAAGGTATTTATTGAAACGTATTTACATGATTTATTAGAAAAAATAAGTAGAGTGTTAAAAGTTGGTTTAGGCTATTTGAATCTAGACAGGCAAACTATTACAGTGTCTGGCGGTGAAGCTCAACGATTACGACTAGCATCTATTCTAGGCTCTGGGTTGACTGGTGTTTTATATATCTTAGATGAGCCAACTGCCGGTCTACACCCGAAGGATACTAAAGGATTAGTAGCTATTATGAAGCAACTAAGAGATTTAGGTAACACGGTATTAGTGATTGAACACGATGTGGATGTGATGAAAGAAGCGGATCACATTATTGACATGGGACCAGAAGCAGGAAGTGGTGGAGGAAAAATAGTAGGTGAAGGTACGGTAGAAGAATTGCAATCACAAATCGATTCTGTCACTGGTGAATTTCTAAGGGAAAACAAAAAAATGATATTTGAGAGGCGGAAAGGAATTGGAAAAGTTATTCATATTCAAAATGCTTCCAAGCACAATTTGAAAGATATTTCGATAGACATCCCTTTAAACCGTCTCGTATCTGTATCTGGCGTCTCAGGATCAGGGAAATCAACGTTAATCTTTGATGTTTTAGCAAATCGAGACGTAACAGAATGTGATCATATCACTGGCTTAGAAGCAGTGGATGACATTATTACTGTTAATCAGTCAGCTTTAAGTAGGATGCAGCGCTCTAATGTTGCCACCTATACAGATATGTTTACCACTATCCGAAAAATATTTGCTAATGTACCTGAGGCTAAGCAACAAGGTTTTCGCGCAAAAGATTTTTCCTTTAATACGGTTGGAGGAAGATGTGAAAACTGCCAAGGTCTTGGATTTATCTCCTTAAACATGCACTTCATTTATGATTTGGAAGTGACATGTCCTGTTTGTCATGGTTCCCGTTTTAAAGAGGAATTATTAAAGGTGAAATACCAGGGATACTCCATTTCTGATATCTTAGATATGTCAGTTGCAGAAACAATGGTGCTTTTTGAACATCATAAAACATTAGCTCCTAAAATCCGATTGCTTAATGAAATTGGATTAGGCTATTTAAAATGGGGACAATCATTAACGACACTATCTGGCGGAGAAGGACAACGACTAAAACTCGCTAAAGAATTAAATAAAAAAGCCACCAATCATACACTTTATATATTGGATGAGCCTTCTAATGGACTACATCGCAAAGATGTGAAACAACTATTAGTTTTATTAAATAGACTAGTGGAAAATGGGAATACCGTCATTGTGGTGGAGCATAGTATTGATATCATTCGCGCTTCTGATTGGGTAATCGACCTTGGACCAGAAGGTGGAAATGACGGTGGGAAGGTAGTAGCAACAGGGATACCAGAAGAAGTAGCACAATCTAGTACTTCTTATACTGGTCAATTTTTAAAAGAATCACTGGGATTATAA
- a CDS encoding fructose-1,6-bisphosphatase gives MNTKYLDLLAEKYDSEEKVVTEIINLEAILNLPKGTEHFVSDLHGEYHAFQHVLRNGSGKVKEKITDIFKDKLTKEEINEFATLVYYPEEKLKLIKNNFKNKQELNIWYEKIICDMIQLIPYASSKYTRTKLRKALPEQFVYVIEELLYKSDKYSNKKTYYEKIVQQIITLGQADKLITGLAYTIQQLVVDHLHVVGDIYDRGPDPDKIMDTLINYHSLDIQWGNHDVLWIGAFAGSKVCLANIIRICARYDNLDIIEDVYGINLRPLLNLAEKYYGDNPVFRPKEHADKPLAADEALQITKIHQAIAMIQFKLESPIIKRRSFFNMSERLLLEKVDYENNKVTVYGKTYPLDNTCFATVDPENPAKLLPEEEEVIDKLLLSVQYSEKLSRHMKFLMKKGSLYLRYNGNLLIHGCIPIDKYGNMEQMEIEGKTYKGRELLDKFEQFLRNAFANLEQTDDLATDMVWYLWTGEYSSLFGKRAMTTFERYFIQDKEAHKERKNHYFYLREDEEVCRKMLEEFDLDPDQGHIINGHTPVKELEGENPIKANGKMIVIDGGFSKAYQSTTGIAGYTLLYNSFGMQLVSHQHFNSKEDVLLNGADVLSVRRVVDKELERKKVRETNVGQELLEEIEMLKRLMAYRYMN, from the coding sequence TTGAATACGAAGTACCTGGACTTACTTGCTGAAAAATATGACAGTGAAGAAAAAGTGGTAACGGAAATTATTAATCTGGAAGCGATTCTTAACTTGCCAAAAGGCACGGAGCACTTTGTCAGTGATTTGCACGGGGAATACCATGCATTTCAACATGTGCTTAGAAATGGATCAGGTAAAGTGAAAGAAAAAATTACTGATATTTTCAAGGATAAATTGACGAAAGAAGAAATTAATGAATTTGCGACTTTGGTATATTACCCTGAAGAGAAATTGAAATTAATAAAAAATAATTTTAAAAATAAACAGGAATTAAATATCTGGTATGAGAAAATCATTTGCGATATGATTCAGCTGATTCCTTACGCATCTTCTAAATATACTCGTACGAAGCTGCGTAAAGCATTACCTGAACAGTTTGTCTATGTCATTGAAGAATTGCTTTATAAATCAGATAAATATTCCAACAAGAAAACATATTATGAAAAAATCGTCCAGCAAATCATTACGCTAGGTCAGGCGGATAAATTGATCACAGGACTCGCTTATACAATACAACAGCTTGTAGTAGACCACCTTCATGTAGTAGGGGATATTTATGATCGTGGGCCTGACCCGGATAAAATTATGGATACACTTATCAACTATCATTCTCTTGATATCCAATGGGGAAATCATGATGTATTATGGATCGGTGCTTTTGCTGGTTCAAAGGTTTGTCTGGCCAATATTATTCGCATTTGTGCCCGTTATGATAACCTCGATATTATCGAAGATGTTTACGGAATTAATCTCAGACCATTACTGAATTTAGCAGAGAAATACTATGGTGATAATCCTGTTTTCAGACCAAAGGAACACGCTGATAAACCACTAGCAGCCGATGAGGCATTACAAATCACCAAAATCCATCAGGCGATCGCGATGATTCAATTTAAATTAGAAAGCCCGATTATTAAACGTCGCTCATTCTTTAACATGTCGGAAAGACTTTTATTGGAGAAAGTAGATTATGAGAATAACAAAGTAACGGTTTATGGTAAAACATATCCGCTCGATAACACTTGCTTTGCTACAGTGGACCCGGAGAATCCAGCGAAACTGTTACCGGAAGAAGAGGAGGTAATCGATAAGCTCCTACTTTCGGTACAATATTCGGAAAAGTTATCGAGGCATATGAAATTTCTAATGAAAAAGGGTAGTTTATATTTAAGATATAACGGTAATTTATTAATTCACGGCTGTATTCCGATTGATAAATATGGGAATATGGAGCAGATGGAGATTGAAGGTAAAACATATAAAGGACGTGAATTACTGGATAAATTTGAGCAATTTTTACGCAATGCTTTTGCAAATTTGGAACAGACAGATGATCTGGCCACAGATATGGTTTGGTACCTATGGACAGGTGAATACTCATCACTATTTGGAAAACGTGCGATGACAACATTTGAGCGCTATTTCATTCAAGATAAGGAAGCTCATAAAGAGCGAAAAAATCATTATTTTTATTTGAGAGAAGATGAGGAAGTATGCCGTAAAATGTTAGAAGAATTTGATCTTGATCCAGATCAAGGGCATATTATCAATGGGCATACTCCTGTTAAAGAGCTGGAAGGGGAGAATCCAATCAAAGCAAATGGTAAAATGATTGTAATTGATGGTGGTTTTTCCAAGGCATATCAGTCCACAACTGGTATTGCTGGTTATACGTTGTTATATAATTCATTTGGCATGCAGCTCGTTTCTCATCAGCATTTTAATTCCAAGGAAGATGTACTGTTAAATGGTGCCGATGTTTTATCCGTAAGAAGAGTAGTAGATAAAGAACTCGAACGGAAAAAAGTGAGAGAAACCAATGTTGGACAGGAATTATTAGAAGAAATTGAAATGTTGAAGCGATTGATGGCATATCGGTATATGAATTAA
- a CDS encoding gamma-glutamyl-gamma-aminobutyrate hydrolase family protein has product MVPSIKPVIGITSSIVSHNNIPSYNLHEKHIQSVMRAGGVPIIIPTGPEPMAEVWVSICNGIILSSGEDIDPNSFGANPSPKIQNTNKKRDLTEIELVKYAQKHRKPILGLCRGVTMLNVALGGTVIQDIETSNPNPINHNQQAARPEPTHYIQIDETSRLYQILSSSNIQVNSIHHQAIDQLAPNLKKVAVAPDGVIEAVEAIDKTSPMIIGVQWHPEEMASEDPSMQKLFDTFIMACKN; this is encoded by the coding sequence ATGGTTCCATCTATAAAGCCTGTAATTGGAATTACAAGTTCGATTGTTAGTCACAATAACATCCCCAGTTATAATCTGCATGAGAAACATATACAATCCGTAATGCGTGCAGGGGGTGTTCCGATCATTATTCCCACTGGTCCAGAACCAATGGCGGAAGTATGGGTCAGTATTTGTAACGGTATTATACTAAGCAGTGGGGAAGATATCGATCCCAATTCCTTTGGAGCAAATCCATCTCCAAAAATTCAAAACACCAATAAAAAACGGGACCTTACGGAAATAGAATTGGTGAAATACGCACAAAAACATCGTAAACCCATTTTAGGGCTTTGCAGAGGGGTAACTATGTTAAATGTTGCATTAGGAGGCACAGTCATTCAAGATATCGAAACGAGTAATCCTAATCCAATCAACCATAACCAGCAAGCTGCAAGACCAGAACCCACCCATTATATTCAGATCGATGAGACGAGTAGATTATATCAAATTCTCAGCAGCTCCAACATCCAGGTAAACAGTATCCATCACCAGGCCATTGATCAACTTGCACCAAATCTTAAAAAAGTAGCGGTTGCCCCAGATGGAGTGATTGAAGCTGTTGAAGCAATCGACAAAACATCCCCAATGATAATCGGGGTACAGTGGCATCCAGAGGAGATGGCGAGTGAAGATCCATCTATGCAAAAGCTATTTGATACATTTATTATGGCATGTAAAAACTAA
- a CDS encoding spore coat protein, producing MQNQNQNQMQNNTQMPQNMANQGTSHNHGAHEMMDSHELIGGLIGMMEQYQLYDQHIQDQELKGILQRQTSFLTQMYNTIVESFQTGQDPQVPTQQYKMQQNNEVTYGTQAGQPKKPKQSVNEFTDECFSSFMLGHTKSMASGLTMAAVEMNNPVLRRIIGDSVPNMIEMSYELFLYQNKHGYYQLPKLDAQDMNNMLQAYTKAPQQGMH from the coding sequence GTGCAAAATCAAAACCAAAACCAGATGCAAAACAATACGCAAATGCCACAAAATATGGCGAACCAAGGGACTAGCCATAATCATGGTGCTCACGAAATGATGGATTCCCATGAATTAATTGGTGGCTTAATCGGGATGATGGAGCAGTATCAGTTGTATGATCAACATATTCAAGATCAAGAATTAAAAGGTATCCTGCAGCGTCAAACTTCCTTTCTTACACAAATGTATAACACAATAGTAGAAAGTTTCCAAACTGGCCAAGATCCACAAGTACCAACACAACAGTACAAAATGCAGCAAAACAACGAGGTTACTTACGGAACGCAAGCTGGGCAACCCAAAAAACCAAAGCAGTCTGTCAATGAGTTTACGGACGAATGTTTTTCTTCTTTTATGTTAGGTCATACTAAATCAATGGCTTCCGGACTCACAATGGCAGCAGTGGAGATGAACAATCCGGTATTACGTCGTATCATTGGTGATAGTGTGCCGAACATGATCGAAATGAGCTATGAGCTATTCTTATATCAAAACAAACATGGTTATTATCAACTGCCGAAACTAGACGCTCAAGATATGAATAATATGCTACAGGCTTATACGAAAGCTCCACAACAAGGGATGCACTAG